A stretch of DNA from Columba livia isolate bColLiv1 breed racing homer chromosome 11, bColLiv1.pat.W.v2, whole genome shotgun sequence:
TGTTGTCTCTCGTCCGCACGTTGACAGCattatttgctttctccttttctccaaccACTGCAAGAAATATCACAAACAATATTAAACCAACTACCTACATCACAAAATGAGAGTCTAGACAAACTCTATGCCCAGCATTAAAACTTAAAAGATATGCAGAAATTTAAGATGCTGCAATTACCTAAGATGAAGTTATACTGGGCCAGCTGtgcatttctgattttcttgttTAATGTGCAACTTTGATCTAGATCCACATCTGACATGAATCCTGCTTCAAAAAATTCATTGCAAACCtaacaaaagagacaaaaaccTTAATATTACAGTATATATTTGACAACATAAATTCGTTCATACTTAAGTCCCTGTTCTCTTCCAATAATTAATTCGTGTATGTGCATAATTTTGCTCTTGTGAACCGTTGTAAGGAAGTCAGTGAAGTTATTTGAAGAAAACTGCACAGACCCTTGAGGGCTTAGCAGGACTCCAGCTGGAAGAAAATACAAGGTAGCACCCATATCAAATATTTGCTGATGTCTTCAGACAGCTACACTGCTCAATGTCAGAAATGCTTCCTCAGtctgagaaaggagaaagaggagaaggaacAAAACCACTTATGGGTGCGGAAAGGAACAGCAGGGGAGGGGGACAAACCCATCACGGTCAGGGGTAATGCAGTCAGGAGAACACACGCTGGGAAATGCAAAAAACACTGGCCTCTGCCCCTACTTCAAACAGGTAACTCTGTAATGAAACATTAGCTAGTATACAAGGTTTGTCATCCAGAACGTTCTCTGCTGTAATAATTACTGAGGTATGTACATaataacaaaacccaaaccacttaAAAGTTACATATCCCCTTCTCAGGCTTATACAAATTTTAGACTATATGAACAACTTCTGTCGCCACCCAAACACGTCTCCAAAATTCTTAAAGCACCATTGTTACTCTAAAAGGGAAGGCCCTACGCTCACCTGCCGGGCGTACTCTTCTGAAGTCGGTCCCACAGGCACCACCATGACCTGCCGCGGTGACAGCCAGAATGGCCTGGCAAGCAGgacaagaaaaatgtgaaataagtGTGCGCTTTACGTTTGCATCCATATCTACAGTCAACTTCCCCAacaataatttatttactttataaAAATACTTATGTTAGCTAACGATGCTGGATAATATGCCACCTTCTTCAAGTTCACATAAAATAGCAAATAGACTTATTCCAATAAAATTACATACCCAGAACTCTGTTCTTGTGCTCACTTCATAGATAACTTCACAACTTataacagaattttatttttcatataatttccacttttatttctaaatttatAGTGAAAAGGGGACAGTCAGATCGGTGACTGAAAGTAAGGATTAActctgttttttaagaaaaaagcaacaagaatAATGCAGCACATATACACTCAATCACAattcttatttctgctttattgtATAATTTGTCCTGCAACGTCATGAAATTGTATTTCTAATAATGAACTATTAACGAAAGGACATCATAACTCAGACCAGAACATTAGATTGCTTTTCTTGTAATGTACCCACTAATCCTGAGAAAATTCTAGAgatattattttgcattataaTACATTGGACATTAGGGAAGATTTGTATTTTCTACCTTATTAAACATTTCTTAGACCTGTTTTTGTGCCACGTACCATTTTCCTCCATAATTTTCTGCCAGAATCGCTATCATTCTCTCCACAGATCCCAAAACAGCTCTGTGAATAATCACTGGCCTTTTCTTATCATCACCATccttcctgaaaaataaaaggtgaagttcaaaaaaaaattattgtctCACACATGGATAATCCtactaatattttttattctacTTTTCAAGGAAAGATAAAGTTTAGTTATTTACACTTAGGCAAAATCTaccatttttaataaaaatgtactttCTTAAAGTCGCCTGGGTTTTTAAATGAATACTGAATAATCATAgtgatttaaaataatcatGCCTGTAGGTAGTGGCATAGACACCAACTCCCAAGCTTGAAAAAACACTTGACTGACTCAGCTccatttctgtgcattttaatattttatgttcttCCTCACTCTTCCTTTTCCACTATTGTCTTCCCTGTATTTTGTCGCACAGGGTATTACCAGCCACTACTGTTCATTTCTTCCCTTAAATTACAATCCTGTgattaacaaacaaaaaaaagccagctGCAGGTAGTGGACGAATCTCTCTCTTCTGAGCTGGAAACCAAAGCGagattttccttaaaaactgCTCACGCTTGGTTTGTGTTCAAAGTTAACAAACTTTGCCTGATAAAAACAACTAAGTACTTCTTCCAACATCCTGACTCCTTAGGACATGTTTGATTTTGCACGCAACGTCTTCAAAGGAGACACGGTGACCAGGCTGGAAGTGAAAGCTGACTCAATGGGGTTTTCTTTAGCTTTCTATGTGATCAGTTGTCCTCAGAACCGGCAGACAAAACAGATCATGACGTTTTCCTGCAACCAGCAGCACGTACAACTAGAGTGAGCTAACGCTGCAGCAAGAAATATTTCCAAGTTTGTGACTCAGTCCTCCACTCCCCAGGGATGTTTCCCCTGCCGACCAGGCTACTGATGCACAAACTCATCATTTGCTAAGTGAGCAACAGAACATTAAGACATCTCAGTTTCACGGTGATTAGATATAATGAAAGTCACCATTTTTTTCactattatttcatttaaaagaggAAGATATTTAGCTTAACCACTCACCCAACATAAGTAAGATTAAACCGAATGGGTAGTTGGAAGTCCAGTTGGATAGTAGCACATTGATGGTACCTGCCAATAGCATCTTTGATTTTAATATCAATCTGTGAAGCAAAACACCAGAGTTAAATAGTTCCCTTGCATTGTGTCTGTATTCTTGTCCATTCCACAATTGTGTCAAAATGCTGATTCACTAACCTTAGGACCATAAAATGCTCCATCTCCTGGATTCAAACTCCATTGCTCTCCAAAGTTACTCAAGCTGTTTTGAAGTTGCtaatcattaaaagaaataaataataatttaaaaaggtATAGCAAGGCTTTTCATTACTGTAAGTCAAAGCCTTTGCCTTTGAAATACAAAGGAAGTCAACAGGCAGCACGACTCCTATTGTTCAAGCATTTAGTCATTTACaataaataattctgaaataagAGTACTTCCTTGTACAAATGTTGCCATTAATTGGAAAAAagattaataaaaatcaaatcagCTCAAGATAAGGGGTTAAGTAAGAATCCGAAAATTCTCATTTTATACAGAAATATTACATTTAATGTGATGTTTTCCAACAAGCATTTCCACTGAGGACAATATTTAGCACATTATTTAAGCAATTTCACTATTCAACATGAAAGAACTAAGTTAAATATTCACCTCTGCAAATAGAAATATTaaggggttggtttgtttgattttacaTGAATTACCTTTTCTGCATGATCCCAGATCTCTAACTCTCCTAGATAATTTTCTGGTCTTGTAGAGAGATGTAGTTGAAAGGTAAAACCAAAGACAGCATACACTGACTTCAAGAAATCAAGACAGcccttaatttcttcttcaatCTTAAACATAAAACATGTTagttaatatttatttacataaaatTTGATTTACCAAATTCCTCATAAAcctttaagttaaaaaaaaaaaaaaaaaaatcacatgaaaaTTACATCCTACAACCCCAAATGTGGGCAATGTGTGAAGAGAGAACTGAGGTGTGGTGGCTCGAAAGCAGGGCATGAAACGCAGTGTTCTTGGTAAGCCTGGGCTTCTGGAGCCACACTGCACGAGTCAGACTTGACAGGAGCACATCAATCTATTCACATAGCTTCACTGAAATCTATGGCATTTCTGCTAAAATAGAGCATTTATTCACAATTactatggaaaacaaaatgcggtcaagagctgttttcttttcaggggGAGATGCAAAAGATTTTATCTTTTGGCATTTAGTTGCCCAATGTTTCTTTCTAAAGGGAAAAAACCTGTACAGAAAATCTTACAGTGTAATTCACAATCAATAATGTCACTCAAgtaacatgtttttcttcttttgacatcagcattttttttaatttcaaagagaaaaatgaataacACAAATTATGGCACTGCTATTTGAGAAACTtgtaacagaaaagcaaagtccAAGAGGCTATTAATGTAAGGAATACTGTGGAAGGtaaagaaatacagcattccagGTGGCTAAGAAGAAAGCACATAAACCTATCAAAAGACCCTATCCAAAGCAACACCACACTACAAAGCCACACAATAGAAGAAGCTAGAGGTtaaatattttggggttttttttcttgttcaatGTTGGTTTGCACTGGGATGGGGTTCTTTTTTTTGCTGACTGGTAGAGGAAGGGTTGGTCATGTTGtgaggttttttgggggttgtgggttttgtttgtgttttaccTGTTCTATTGtattgttttttgggggttgtgggttttgtttgtgttttaccTGTTCTATTGTACAAAAGATGTGAGCATCATCTTGTTGGAAGCGCCTTACACGAGTCAAACCACTGAGAGTCCCAGAGAGCTCATTTCGGTGAAGAACTCCAAAATCTGCCAGTCTAAGAGGCAATTCCCTCCAGGACCGTGGACGATGGGCAAACATTAAGCTAGAAAGAACAAGAACGAACGTTCCTTTTATCCTTCTTAGAGAAGACTTAAGACAACACAGAAACTAAACCTATGTCAGTACAGATAGAAATCACATTTTGAAGTTTTTATTCATTCAGAAAAAACACTCTGAGAGCAACAATCAAAACTGGTTCACCTCTACCTTCCTTCGGTACACCACATCTGATGTTTATCTCTAGGCAACATAATTTGTATTTACTAGTGGCACAGACTAGTATTAGCATGCACAGACCCAGCTCACTTAGTGCAGACTTAGTGGAAGAGCCTCCTACAAGAAGTGCGTTTGCTCTGCTCCGGGGCACTGTCGGGGGAGCTTTCTGAACACACTAATTGCTCAGTAGTCTGTCATAAACATACATGATAACAAGTATTGATACTTCATTTATTTCCCCATAGCCCCACAAAGGACAAATAACATAAAAGAAGTTTTTCAGTTGAGTGTACGAACCAATGTCCTGGACAATTCATGGGTTTAAGGGCAAAAGTCTCCTTCTCGATCTCAAAAGAGAACATATTCTCACTGTAGTGCTGCCAGTGTCCTGAAGCTTCCCAGAGTTTACTGTTGAAGATGTTCGGAGACACAACTTCAGTAAAATTACGCTTGTGATATTCCTCCTATAAAACAAATTCGATATCTTTAAGGGTGGCAGAGTTTTTGACAAGCAAAAGCCTGATTCTTTTGAACTGTGTTCTTACGATGGCAATTTACTGGGGGACTAAAGGGCTACCGCACATGTACGTTTTACACAGCCGGAAAAAGCACACGGCAACGCTTTACTCTGCCCTGTCTTCAAAAACGTTAGATGTGTAGGGTGAAAATCTGGTAAGTGTTTACATGCATTGATGTTTCTCTTTCTGAGGATGGGTCAGGGCTATGAATGGCCTATCACTTAAAATCAACGACTGATACTAAGCTTGTAGGAGTTACATTAGCATATACTCACTCGTATGAAATCCACGAGTGTGTTATAAAGAAAGGCACctctggggaggaaaaagcagCTTCCAGGACTCAAATCATGAAAGAAGAAGAGTTCTTGCTCCTAggtaaattaaaaacagaatgcTGTAACTACCACTTCAGATGTAACTACAGAATGACCAACCTATGTTTGTATACAATTTACAAGAACATCTCTCTTCTATGAAAAATATAGTGGTTTAGGTAGGATCTGAAAATACCCTACATTAAAAGGTTTAAGATATACTTCCCTAAATTGAGGGACTACCCCATTACTTCTTCCCACCATTAGTTTAACATTTGTGTGCAAGTGACAAGTTGAGCTTGAAGAATTAAAATTTTAGAATACAACAGACACAAAGAAATTCACAGAACTGGCTCCCACtccaactggggaaaaaaaaaagtcaccacaAAACTCCCCCACAAAACAGACAGAATTCTATTACAGATGCATAAAAGAAAAGTTGACCATGAAATAGTGTACCTTTCCAATTTTCCTATGGTCCCTGTTTCTGGCTTCTTCCTGGAATTTTTCCCATTCCTTCATCATTTTGTTATCAGGAAAGGATATTCCATATATTCTCTGCAGAGTTTCCATGTCAGATTTTCCTTCCCAATAAGTAGATGAATTCTGATGCAAAAAACCCATACTTTAAGATAATATTATGTAATCTCAGGGCAAGGAGGAATAAACACTAATGCATTCAAatgttatgatttttttccttgggaaCAGAATTATATACAGTCATCCAGTATTTGTTTATAAAAGAAAGATACTTGCACTGCCTTTTAGTCAGCATACTAATACAGAAGACATAAACAAAATTGACTGGTCAAGCCATACTCCTATTCTACTTAGGTACGTTGGTTTAAGTCTCATCACGTTCTATCATCTCGCATTGTATCTTCTAAAAAAGCAGCAGGTGTTTATGTGCAAAACATAATGaagtacagaaaaacaaaagacaaaatgaaatcaACTCGCTCTCCCAGTTAAACCCTAGCTGTTCTCACAATCTAATACTTAATCCCTGGAACACAGAGTTCCATAAACTTCAGCTAGGAGGCCAGCAAAAGCAACTATGATGAATGTTCCAATGAAGTCAGTCTAATAACGTTACCCAAATTAGCATCTGCAAGTAGCTTAAATTACATCATAAGCAGAGGTATCTGCAAACACCATCTCTAGCTTTCCTGTGAGCAATGCCATTTTTAAACAGCAGCACTTGCAGATCTGCCAATGTCCACTTTACCTCCTGGACCTGAAAGATACCGTCATACAAGGTCAAAACACTCTTA
This window harbors:
- the TARS3 gene encoding threonine--tRNA ligase 2, cytoplasmic isoform X1, whose protein sequence is MAGAAAEVAELRLWRQEQELRWLTAEVGRLKERDAPCGAGSCSPELQRLRAENEKLRYRLLHLRRSLAAELGRAAPAEQRPPGPAAAEPLAGSEKVFSASPAVAVHQNKEERKKENEGVNQCQNDLQCEPSFIEDRLKLYEALKKEHDALLAHRAANQSKPIKISLADGKMAEGESWKTTPYQLAVGISQVLASNAVIAKVNGELWDLDRPLEGDCTLELLTFDNEEAKAVYWHSSAHILGEAMEGYFGGCLCYGPPIENGFYYDMYMEDRGVSSTEFSLLENHCKNIIKEKQAFERLEVKKEILLDMFKYNKFKCRILNEKVNTPTTTIYRCGPLIDLCRGPHVRHTGKIKAFKIFKNSSTYWEGKSDMETLQRIYGISFPDNKMMKEWEKFQEEARNRDHRKIGKEQELFFFHDLSPGSCFFLPRGAFLYNTLVDFIREEYHKRNFTEVVSPNIFNSKLWEASGHWQHYSENMFSFEIEKETFALKPMNCPGHCLMFAHRPRSWRELPLRLADFGVLHRNELSGTLSGLTRVRRFQQDDAHIFCTIEQIEEEIKGCLDFLKSVYAVFGFTFQLHLSTRPENYLGELEIWDHAEKQLQNSLSNFGEQWSLNPGDGAFYGPKIDIKIKDAIGRYHQCATIQLDFQLPIRFNLTYVGKDGDDKKRPVIIHRAVLGSVERMIAILAENYGGKWPFWLSPRQVMVVPVGPTSEEYARQVCNEFFEAGFMSDVDLDQSCTLNKKIRNAQLAQYNFILVVGEKEKANNAVNVRTRDNKVHGEISISSAIEKLKKFKSSHILNAEEEF
- the TARS3 gene encoding threonine--tRNA ligase 2, cytoplasmic isoform X2; its protein translation is MAGAAAEVAELRLWRQEQELRWLTAEVGRLKERDAPCGAGSCSPELQRLRAENEKLRYRLLHLRRSLAAELGRAAPAEQRPPGPAAAEPLAGSELQCEPSFIEDRLKLYEALKKEHDALLAHRAANQSKPIKISLADGKMAEGESWKTTPYQLAVGISQVLASNAVIAKVNGELWDLDRPLEGDCTLELLTFDNEEAKAVYWHSSAHILGEAMEGYFGGCLCYGPPIENGFYYDMYMEDRGVSSTEFSLLENHCKNIIKEKQAFERLEVKKEILLDMFKYNKFKCRILNEKVNTPTTTIYRCGPLIDLCRGPHVRHTGKIKAFKIFKNSSTYWEGKSDMETLQRIYGISFPDNKMMKEWEKFQEEARNRDHRKIGKEQELFFFHDLSPGSCFFLPRGAFLYNTLVDFIREEYHKRNFTEVVSPNIFNSKLWEASGHWQHYSENMFSFEIEKETFALKPMNCPGHCLMFAHRPRSWRELPLRLADFGVLHRNELSGTLSGLTRVRRFQQDDAHIFCTIEQIEEEIKGCLDFLKSVYAVFGFTFQLHLSTRPENYLGELEIWDHAEKQLQNSLSNFGEQWSLNPGDGAFYGPKIDIKIKDAIGRYHQCATIQLDFQLPIRFNLTYVGKDGDDKKRPVIIHRAVLGSVERMIAILAENYGGKWPFWLSPRQVMVVPVGPTSEEYARQVCNEFFEAGFMSDVDLDQSCTLNKKIRNAQLAQYNFILVVGEKEKANNAVNVRTRDNKVHGEISISSAIEKLKKFKSSHILNAEEEF
- the TARS3 gene encoding threonine--tRNA ligase 2, cytoplasmic isoform X3, whose protein sequence is MTRRINCKGVQNSGHSWERKQSSAMRMQRKKVFSASPAVAVHQNKEERKKENEGVNQCQNDLQCEPSFIEDRLKLYEALKKEHDALLAHRAANQSKPIKISLADGKMAEGESWKTTPYQLAVGISQVLASNAVIAKVNGELWDLDRPLEGDCTLELLTFDNEEAKAVYWHSSAHILGEAMEGYFGGCLCYGPPIENGFYYDMYMEDRGVSSTEFSLLENHCKNIIKEKQAFERLEVKKEILLDMFKYNKFKCRILNEKVNTPTTTIYRCGPLIDLCRGPHVRHTGKIKAFKIFKNSSTYWEGKSDMETLQRIYGISFPDNKMMKEWEKFQEEARNRDHRKIGKEQELFFFHDLSPGSCFFLPRGAFLYNTLVDFIREEYHKRNFTEVVSPNIFNSKLWEASGHWQHYSENMFSFEIEKETFALKPMNCPGHCLMFAHRPRSWRELPLRLADFGVLHRNELSGTLSGLTRVRRFQQDDAHIFCTIEQIEEEIKGCLDFLKSVYAVFGFTFQLHLSTRPENYLGELEIWDHAEKQLQNSLSNFGEQWSLNPGDGAFYGPKIDIKIKDAIGRYHQCATIQLDFQLPIRFNLTYVGKDGDDKKRPVIIHRAVLGSVERMIAILAENYGGKWPFWLSPRQVMVVPVGPTSEEYARQVCNEFFEAGFMSDVDLDQSCTLNKKIRNAQLAQYNFILVVGEKEKANNAVNVRTRDNKVHGEISISSAIEKLKKFKSSHILNAEEEF